Proteins encoded in a region of the Triticum dicoccoides isolate Atlit2015 ecotype Zavitan chromosome 3A, WEW_v2.0, whole genome shotgun sequence genome:
- the LOC119269294 gene encoding probable glycerol-3-phosphate dehydrogenase [NAD(+)] 2, cytosolic: protein MGGAEDGAHAAGGPASNGHANGAVEEKVDELRRVMGKADGDPLRIVGVGAGAWGSVFCALLQDAYGHLRDKVQLRIWRRPGRAVDRATAEHLFNVINAREDVLRRLIRRCAYLKYVEGRLGDRTLYADEILRDGFCLNMIDTPLCPLKVVTNLQEAVWDADIVINGLPSTETRVVFGEIGRYWKERVNAPVIISLTKGIEASLDPVPRIITPTQMISKATKVPLDNILYLGGPNIASEIYNKEYANARICGTDKWRKPLAKFLRQPHFIVWDNSDLITHEVMGGLKNVYAIGAGMVAALTNESATSKSVYFALCTSEMIYITHLLEEEPEKLAGPLLADTYVTLLKGRNAWYGHKLAKGELTLEMGDSIKGKGTIQGVSAVDAFYKLLSQDSLSVMHPEANKSVAPVEMCPILKTLHKILIKRELPTESILQAIRDESMCDPRERIEMARGQSLYRPSILGQPNGDVKA, encoded by the exons ATGGGCGGAGCGGAGGACGGGGCGCACGCGGCGGGGGGCCCCGCGTCGAACGGGCACGCCAATGGGGCCGTGGAGGAGAAGGTGGACGAGCTGCGGCGGGTGATGGGAAAGGCCGACGGGGACCCGCTCCGGATCGTCGGCGTCGGGGCCGGGGCCTGGGGCAGCGTCTTCTGCGCGCTCCTGCAGGACGCCTACGGCCACCTCCGCGACAAGGTGCAGCTCCGCATCTGGCGCCGCCCCGGCCGCGCCGTCGACCGCGCCACGGCCGAGCACCTCTTCAACGTCATCAACGCGCGCGAGGACGTCCTGCGCCGCCTGATCCGCCGATGCGCCTACCTCAAGTACGTCGAGGGCCGCCTCGGGGACCGCACGCTCTACGCCGACGAGATACTCAGGGACGGCTTCTGCCTCAACATGATCGACACCCCGCTCTGCCCGCTCAAGGTCGTCACCAACCTGCAGGAGGCCGTCTGGGACGCAGACATTGTCATCAACGGCCTGCCGTCCACGGAGACGAGGGTTGTGTTTGGGGAGATTGGGAGGTACTGGAAGGAGAGGGTTAATGCCCCAGTCATCATCTCGCTCACCAAAGGGATAGAAGCATCCCTGGATCCGGTGCCGCGGATCATAACTCCGACACAGATGATTAGCAAAGCAA CTAAGGTTCCATTGGATAATATTCTATATCTTGGTGGCCCTAACATCGCGTCTGAAATATATAATAAAGAATATGCGAATGCTCGTATTTGTGGAACTGACAAATGGAGGAAACCTCTTGCTAAATTTTTGAGGCAGCCTCATTTTATTGTCTGGGATAATAGTGATCTCATCACTCATGAAGTCATGGGAGGTTTGAAAAATGTGTACGCTATTGGTGCTG GTATGGTGGCAGCACTAACCAATGAGAGTGCTACCAGCAAGTCTGTTTACTTTGCACTTTGCACATCTGAAATGATCTACATCACCCACCTTCTGGAAGAAGAACCCGAAAAACTTGCTGGACCGTTATTAGCTGACACTTATGTCACGTTGTTGAAAGGTCGTAATGCATGGTATGGGCATAAGTTAGCTAAAGGGGAACTGACTCTGGAAATGGGTGATAGCATAAAAGGCAAAGGGACAATCCAG GGTGTCTCTGCGGTCGATGCATTTTATAAACTTCTCAGTCAGGATAGTTTGAGTGTAATGCATCCAGAAGCCAACAAATCTGTTGCGCCAGTTGAGATGTGCCCCATCTTGAAAACACTTCATAAAATTTTGATCAAGAG GGAACTTCCTACTGAGTCGATTCTTCAGGCTATAAGAGATGAGTCGATGTGTGACCCGCGTGAAAGAATTGAGATGGCACGGGGGCAGTCACTTTACCGACCATCTATTCTTGGTCAACCAAATGGAGATGTGAAAGCTTAG